Genomic DNA from Caldicellulosiruptor hydrothermalis 108:
CTTTTTTAGTTGTCTGCACTATTGAAATTCTTCTGTCAGACTCATCTTTAAGCCTTTCCACATATCCTTCTGCGATAAGCTTATCTATAATAGGTGTAAGGTTTGGCGCTGAAATGTTAAGCCTTTTTGCAAGTTCAGACATGTTCATTGGTCCAAAAACGTCTGTGATATGCAAAATGTGAATAAAGCGTGGTGGCAGTCCATATTTTTCTGAAAACTCATCTTTTTTTAAAATGTTTTTTGTTATCATTGGAAAAAGAGACAGCATGTTTTCTGCAATCTGGTTTATCATCTCTTTTGAAATATTCATATTTTCTCCACCCTTCTAAAATAATTTGATAATCCTGAAAAAAAGTAATATAATATTTTAAAAATTTGCCTTTTCAACTTGCCGTGAGTTCTAAGTTTGTTATTGAAACATAAATAATAAGAATTCTAAAAGGCCACAATCTAAAATCTAAAAGCATTCAAAATAATTATTTTTATATAACAATTATACTACTATAACCAGTTTTAAGTCAAAAATATTACATATAAAGGAGAGTTTAAAATATGACGGGGCTTGGAACTATAGTAAATGCACTTGCTGTGATTGTAGGCTCTATCTTTGGACTTATTTTAAAATTTGGAATACCAGAAAGGTTTAAAACCACAATTATGCAGGCAATTTCTCTTTCTGTCATCTTTATTGGAATTTCTGGAGTATTGCAAGGAATTTTTAAAGTGCTATCAACTGGTAAAATAGACAGGCAGTTTATAATGCTCATGATTTTTTCTCTTGTGATTGGTGGGCTTGTGGGAGAGATTTTGAGAATTGAAGACTTTTTAGAAAAGCTCGGCGATAAAATTAAAAAGTCTGTTTCGAAAGTCATAAAATCAGAAAATTCTGCATTTACAGAAGGTTTTGTCACAGCAAGTCTTGTATTCTGTGTTGGAGCTATGGCTATTGTAGGAAGCCTTGAAGACGGGCTAAACCATAACTTTAGCATTCTTTTTGCAAAATCTATTTTGGACGGTGTAACTTCCATAATATTTTCAGCAACACTGGGAATTGGCGTTATGTTCTCAAGCGTTGCAGTGCTTTTCTATCAAGGAAGCATAACACTTTTGGCAGGCCTGATAAAACCATTTTTGACAGACACAGTAGTTTTGCAAATGTCAATGGTAGGTTCTGTTTTGATATTTGCAATAGGTCTTAATATGCTTGGAGTGTCAAAAATTAAAGTGGGCAATCTTCTCCCTGCAATATTTGTGCCTGCTGTCTGGTATGTGGTTAATTTGCTAATTTGAATTTTTTAAACTTTTTGAAACTGGCATGTCTTTACTAATTATTTTTTAGAAATTTCTCAGGAAGCTGAAGACTTTAGAGAAACTCTTTTAGAAATTTTTAAGATAAGGCTGGAAAGACTGAAAGATTCATAAGTACTAAATCTTTATTTTTAAACTTGAAGAATTTACTTAGAAAATTAAAAAAAGTTATCATCTTGACCGATTAAAAAAACATATTCTTAATATAACACGAGAAAAGGGGTATAATTGATAATAGGAAAGTCTTTTTTCTCAAGTAAGTTTTGTCGGTAACCGGCATCCGACTAATAAAATGCCGGCTCGTAAGTTCTCAAAAAAGAGCCCTCATTGTAGAGGGCTCTTATTCTATATATTCTAAAAAAGGGGAAATAATGCCTGAAACCTCAACTCCACTTTTTATCCAAACTCCTCAACAAAGAAAGGGGCGGAGGCAAAGGATAGAGTTCCTTTGCGCTTTTGCCGCCCCTTCCAAAATCTATTCTAAAAGGAGGAGTCTCTTTTTTGCATCATCTGATCTTTTCTCATTTTCCTTTCTATATAATATTTAACCCAAAATTTTTTAAAAAAGTATAAAGAAATGTTTAAAAATTTGTAAACAATCTTTTAACAAAAACATGACAAATGTCACTACAAAAATTTTCTTCAATAGTATATTCTAATATTGAAAGAAAAATCCTATTTAAATATTTAAGAAGGTGATGAAAAGTTATGATTGCACTTGAAGTCAAAAACCTTGTAAAAAGATACGCAAATGTCTTGGCTCTTGACAATCTGTCACTGACAGTCAAAGAAGGCGAAGTCTTTGGACTTTTAGGACCAAATGGCGCAGGAAAAACCACTTTTATAAACTGCATACTGGGACTCACAAACATTGACAGAGGCGAAATTTATATATTCGGAAAACCTTTAAACAAAGCTTTAAAAAAATTAAAATCCCAGATTGGAATTGTTCCGCAGGAAATTGCTCTCTACAACAACTTAACTGTGTATGAGAATTTGAGCTTTTTTGGTTCGCTCTATAACCTCTCAGGGAAGCTTTTGAAAGAGAGAATAGAGTTTGCTTTAGAGTTTGTTCAGATGCAGGATAGCATCAAAAAACAGGTCAAAAACCTATCTGGCGGGATGAAAAGAAGAGTAAACATTGCAGCAGCTCTTATCAACAACCCCAAACTTCTTATAATGGATGAGCCAACTGTTGGAATTGACATATACTCAAGAAAGCTAATTTTGGACTCTGTTCAGAAACTCTCTGAAAGCGGCATTACAATAATTTACACAACCCACTACATCGAAGAAGTTGACAGAATCTGTTCATCTGTTGCGTTCATAAATAAAGGAACAATCATCGAATATGGCTCAAAAGAATTTTTATTAAAAAAACTGTCAGATACAAATATTATCAGGATAAAATTGAGCAAGATTTTAGATGAGGTTCTGATAAAAATCAAAAACTTAGATGGAGTTGAAAGTGTAGCTTTTGCCGGAAATGAGCTTACAGTTTCTGTTGAAAAGTCAAAAAATCTTATAAAAGAGATTGTCGAAACTTTGTCTCAGGATGGATGTGAAATACTTTCCATATCTTATGAAAAGCCCACAATGGAAAAGCTCTACTTTGCAGTGATGGGCTATACCATAGATGAAAAAGGAGAGATTGTCCATGAGAGCAGCAGTTAAAGCCTTTTTATATACTTTAAAAGAAAATGCTATGAGTATTCCTCTTCTTTCTATAATGCTAATTTTCCCAATCATCTTGATTTTCATCCTTGGAAATGCACTATCTGGATATTTTAAGCAAGCCAACATTCCAAAAATGAATATAATCATTGTTGAAGAAAATTTAAAACCAAGCATTTATGATACCGTTTTGAAATATGATAAAACTTTTTTAAAATTATTCAATGCAGAAATTTTTTCTTCCAAGTCAGCTGCACTGAAAAAGTTTTCATCCTCTAATAAATACATTGCTGTTGTGACATTCAAAGAGTATCAAAGGAATAACCATTCAAATTATAGCCCTTTTGGAAATTTTGACATTGAAATTACCTCAAAAGAAGGTTCACAGGAAGCTGGATTTTTGAAAGTGTATTTTAACATATTTTCAAACTACTATAAACTCGCAAGAAGTATTTACTCACCTTCTGACATACCAAAATCGATAGACTTTGAATCTGCATTTTCGAGTCACTTCCCAAGAGCTCTTGATTATTATGCTGTTGCAATGGTTGTTATGATGGCACTGTATGGAAGCTTTGGCGGCATTGCTGTTATTGAAGAAGAAAGAAAGCAGAACACTTTAATCAGACTTTTTGCATCACCAAGAAATCCGCAAATCATATTTGTTTCAAAAGCATTTGCCCAGATGGTATTTTTGTATATTCAGCTTTGCCTAATAGTTCTTTTTTCAAAATATATTTACCGTGCTAACTGGGGTGAAAACCTTTGGCCTATATTTTTGCTTCTTTTTATCTACAGCATATTTGCCATACTATTGGGAATTTTTATTGCTCTTTTCTCTAAAAGCTATATACTTTCAAATGTTATAGTTAGCTCATTTGCTGTAATATCTACCTTTCTGGCAGGAGGATATGTAAGAATTGATATCAGTACAAAATTTTTAAGTTCTGTAAGAGACATTCTGCCAAACTATGCTGTACAGTCTGCATTTTTTACCATAATCTACAACCCAAGTGAAATAGCATATGTCAAAAATATTTTTGTATATCTTACTCTTCTTTGTTTAATTATTGCTCTTATTTGCATACTTTTAATGAGGAAGGTGAAACTATGGCAGTTTTCAAGATAAATATAAAACGCCTTTTGAAAGACAAATTCAATCTATTTTTGATGATTATACTTCCTTCAATTGCAGTTGCTCTTTCAACCTTTTTTACATTAAGCGTTGAATCTCCTTATAAAATTGGAATTATTACAGACAAAGAAAAAAGCAAGGTTGTAAAACTAATTGAAAAAGAGCTCAAAAAATGTTTTGATGTTAAAACCTTTGACCCTACCAAATCAATTGTAAGCCAGATGGTTCAAAGCGGTATTGACTGTGTTGTTGTTTTAAATAACAAGTCAGTTGATGATATTATTAATGAAAAACAGAAAAATATAAAAATATATACATTTGGAAAGTCTGAAACTCATGTTATTTTAAAGGAATATCTAAACAGTGTACTCAAAATATTTATTTCTCAAAAGCGAATACACAACTCTTATTTTTTAGAACCTTCAATGTATATTTTGGAGCATTCTCCATTTGTATTAAATAAAATTTTGCATCAGCAGTCAAAATCTCTTTCAATTGCTTTTGCCTCAGGATTTTTTATAATGTCTCTGTTCTGGCTTGCATTAAATGCTTCTAACATAATATTAAAAGACTACCAGGAAAGAGTTATTCTGCGAATTTTGTGTTCGCCAATTTCAAAGCAAAGCTATATTCTGCAGTCTATCTTGAGCATATTTTCCATTACATTTTTACAGCTAATCTTTTTTGTGCTGCTATGTTCGTATGCATTTAGACTTACTTTTGGAACTAACATACTTATTGTTATTTCAGTTCTCTCCATTTGTAGCTTTATGTTTGTTGCTTTTGCTGTAATGTTTATAAGCATAGTTAATGACATGAGAAAACTTGCAAGTTTGAATTCAATGGTCGTAACAATAATGTGCATGCTTGGTGGCTGCTACTGGCCGCTCAGCATTATGCCAAAGTTTCTTCAAAAGATTGCATTGTTTTTCCCAACAACATACGCAGTAAATCTAACAAAGAATGTGCTAACTGGCAAATCCATAGAAAGTATGATGGTTGACATTGCGTTAGTGGCAGCATTTTGTCTGTTTTTTACACTTGCGGGCATAAAGCAGCTTTCTAAAAATGTAATGTCAAAGCTGTGAATTTGTAAAAAGGCACCTTATTCAGGTGCTTTTACTTTTTTTGAATATTATGTACTCCCCACACCTGAGTTCAAACTCTTCCGGAAAGACAAAAGTTGACAAATCAATCTCAGTAATAATTTTGGGTTTTTTTGAACAATATGATAAAATAAATTTTAGCAATAACAACTTTGCGGGAAAAGAAAATGCTTTCATTCATTATAAGCGCCTATACTCTTTGGAGTTTATATGAGGATGGCAAGCTTTCCAAAATAGCAATTTTGTTTTTACTTCTATTTTTGTCATTAGAATTCTTAAAAACTGAATATCTAAAATCCATATACCATACAGCAGCGGCAGTCTTTGCAGAGCTGATTATAATATTCTTTGCTATTTTTCTCTGCGGATGGGAATTCTCTTTTTTAATACCAACTGCAGTGTGTACATTTTTGCACCATAGAAACAAGTTATCAATTTACTCAATTGCCTCTATACTCTTTATTAGCCTTTTTCTTATCCCTTCAAAGATGGTAAGGGAATATGTTTTTGTCTGCGTTTTTGTTTTCTCTTTAAAATTAGTCACACAGATGCTGAAGACAACAAAGCACGAATACTTAGAAAAAATTGACCACTTAAGACTTTTAAACCTGCAACTAAGCAAGCTAAAAACACAGCTTTTAGAGTCCCAACAGACAATAGAACGTCTTGCTGCACAAAACAAGCAGATGAAAATAGCAACTTCTTTGCACGACACAGTTGGGCACAACTTGGCAGCGCTGAATATCCAGCTCAATGCCATAAAGAGCTTGCTGGAGAAAAAAGGAGTACTTGAAGATGCTCAAATAAGCCAAATCATATCTTCATGCTTGCAGCAGACTCAAACATCTTACGAAAGTTTGAGAAAGTTTGTCTATTCAATGAAAAACTCTTTTGAAACCAAAGAAAAGTACTTATCTCAATTGATAGAAAATTTTAACTTCTGCAACATAACATTAAACCGCAGCGGAGACATTGAAAACATTCCATCACACGTATTTGAAAATCTAATGGCAATCCTCAAAGAAGCTCTTTTAAACGTGGCAAAACACTCAAATGCTACACAAGTAGCTGTATCTTTGGAATCAAAACCAGCATATGTACGTCTTGCTGTGCATGACAATGGCAAGAAAAAAGGAGAAATAAAAGAGGGCGTGGGGCTCATGAGCATAAAACTTCGAGCAAAGTCTATGGGCGCAACAGTCAACATTGACAACCATGCTGGATTTTCAATAGTGGTATTTGTCCCATTAAAAAGCAGGAGGGAAGATTACTTTGAAAAAACCTAAGGTCTTAATTGTTGATGATAACCCTGCCGTTTTGGACGGTCTTAAAATCATCATTGAGCTTGAAAATTTTGAGGTTGTAAGCCTTTGCACTAATGCAAAAGAGGCAATAGAGTTTCTCAAGATGTGGCATGCTGACGTTGTTCTTATGGATATTAGAATGCCTGTTATGGATGGTATTGAAGGAATTTTTAATATAAAAACCAAATTTCCAAATGTCAAAGTGATAATATTAACAACATTTTGTGAAGAAGATTACATAGAAAAGAGCCTGAGCTTTGGCGCAGATGGGTACATCCTCAAAAGCTCTGATGCAAAGCATATTGTGAATTCTATTTTGTCTGTGCTTGACGGTAAGGTTGTTATGGACAAAGAAATTGCTTTATACATTTCAGATGTATTGAAAAGGACCAGTAAGCAGTTACTTGAAAAAACACAAAACCTTACTGAAAGAGAGCTTGAAATTGCAAAGCTCATATCACAAGGATACTCAAATAAGGAAATCGCAAGGATGCTTTTCATCTCTGAAGGTACAGTAAGAAACTACATAACATCCATTCTTCAAAAGTTAAATCTTAAAAATAGAACCCAAATTGCAGTATACTATCTTACCAAATTTTCTTAATCTCAAAAGTGTTAGACAGGAACATTTGTTAATCAATTGTTACTCAAAAGCATGCTTGAATAAATGGTCATAAAAAAATATAATCTGTCTGTACCCAGTTTATGTAGACTTTTTGTCGGAGTGATTTTTAATGTATAAGATAATGATTATCGAAGACGATATATCTATTGCTGAAACTATAAAAAACCACTTGTCCAAATGGGATTTTGATGTATCTTATGTTACAGATTTTAAAAGTATCATTGAGTGCTTTATTCAATTTGAGCCACATCTCGTGTTAATTGATATAATATTGCCTTTTTACAACGGGTTTTACTGGTGTAACGAAATACGCAAAATATCAAAAGTTCCTATTATGTTTATATCTTCTGCAAGCGATAATATGAATATCATAATGGCTATCAATATGGGTGGAGATGATTTTATTGAAAAACCTTTTGATTTGAACGTCCTTACAGCAAAAGTCCATGCCCTGATAAGGAGAACTTACTCATTTGTCTCAAATATAAACCTTATTGAGCATAAGGGAGTTATTTTAAATCTCAATAATACCACTCTACTTTACCAAAATAAAAAAATTGAGTTAACAAAAAATGAATACAAAATTTTGCAATTGCTTATGGAAAATGCCGGAAGAGTGGTATCTCGTGAAGAAATTATGCAACACCTTTGGCAAAGTGACAGCTTTATTGACGATAATACTCTTACAGTAAATATAACAAGGCTTCGCAAAAAGTTAGCCGAGTTAGGTCTCGAAAATTTCATTAAAACCAAAAAAGGCATTGGATATATTATAGAATGAGGGGAAAAAATATGAAGGATCACATAAACATTATAGGAGCATATTTAAAACGGAATATGTTGCTTATCATTTATCTGTTGGTTTCAAGCTGTATATTTTTTTCTATTTCATTCCTTTATTCTCTTCCTTTAGAACCCACAGTTTATAGCTTAGTACTAACATATATTTTTGCATTTATCATTGGAATTACTGACTTTTTCTCATTTTATAAACAACATATAACACTTGAAAAACTAAAACGAAACATTACGATTGCGGATTTTTCTTTTCCAATTGCAAAGGATTTGATTGAAAAAGATTATCAAGAACTAATTAAAATCATTAATGAAAGCAAAATTGAAATTTTAACTAATAATGAGAAAGTCTATAGAGATATGATTGATTATTACACAGCATGGGCACATCAAATTAAAACACCCATAGCTGCTATAAAGCTGGTTTTACAAGCAGAACAATCAAAAATTAGCAGTGAACTTTTAGAACAACTATTCAAGGTAGAGCAGTATGTTGAAATGGTTCTTCAATATCTTCGTATGGAAAATATGAGCAATGACTTACTACTAAAGAAATATTCACTTGACCATATTGTAAAACAAGCGCTGCGAAAATACTCTCTAATTTTTATACGTAAAAAGATAAAACTCAATTACAAAGAATTAAACTGCCATGTGTTAACTGACGAAAAATGGCTAACATTTGTTATTGAACAAATACTTTCAAATGCGCTTAAATATACAAACCCCGGTGGTCAAATCTCTATTTATATGGAAAACAATTTGCCAAATACATTGGTTATTGAAGATACAGGCATAGGTATTGCAAAAGAGGATTTGCCCCGTGTTTTTGAAAAAGGCTTTACAGGATATAACGGTCGCTTGGACAAAAAATCTACAGGTATTGGACTTTACCTTTGCAAGCGGATTTTAGATAAACTATCACACAAAATTATAATCGAATCAGAAATTGGAAAGGGTACAAAAGTAAAAATCAACTTTGATACTGTTGATATAGCACCAGATTAGTTTATATAGTTAAAACCTTACTAAAATGTAAGATTGAGAAGAGAAAATGTAAGCCAAAAATAAGGCAAGCATTTTCTCTTTTTTGTTATAATGGACAAGAATAAAAAAGTCAATTTTGCACTCGGAGGGAAGTAAAATATGACACATGTTCTTTTAGAAGTGAATAGTTTAAAGAAAATCTACACAACAAGATTTGGTGGAAATCCTGTTCAGGCACTTGCAAGTGTATCTTTTTCAGTAGAGCAAGGAGAATATATAGCTATTATGGGCGAATCTGGTTCAGGTAAAACAACACTGTTAAACATCATTGCAGGCTTTGATAAACCTACAAGCGGTAAAGTCCTGCTAAATGGTAAAGAAATTACCTCAATGAATGAAAAAGAAATCTCAGCCTTCAGACGAAATAACATAGGCTTTGTGTTTCAAGATTACAATCTTCTTGACACATTTTCTATACAAGACAACATCCTGTTACCTCTTGTATTAGCAGGAAGACCATATACAGAAATGTATGAGAGGTTAAAACCTGTTGCTGAAAAACTTAGAATTTCTGATATTCTCTCAAAATATCCTTATGAGGTGTCAGGCGGACAAAAACAAAGAGCTGCAATTGCCCGTGCACTTATTACAAAACCCCAGCTTATTCTTGCCGATGAACCAACTGGTGCTCTTGACTCACATTCATCCGAAGAATTATTAAGACTATTTGCCGAGATAAATAATGAAGGTCAAACAATTCTTGTAGTCACACACAGCATAAAAGTTGCAAGCTATGCAAAAAGAGTTTTGTTTATAAAAGACGGAGAGATTTTTCATCAAATTTATAAAGGTTCAATGTCAAATGATGAAATGTATCAGAAAATCTCCGATACGCTTACCATAATTGCAACAGGAGGTATCCGGAATGCTTAAATCTTTTTATATAAAATTTGCAGCCAACAACATAAAAAGAAATACCCAAGCATATATCCCATATATTTTGACCTGTATTGGAGCAGTTATGATGTTTTACAACATGTGTTTTTTGTCTAATACAGAAGATATCGGACATTTGAGCGATAGCCAAGCGCTGAGGAGTATTTTGCGATTTGGAGCAGGAGTAATTGGTATTTTTTCTGTTATATTTATTTTTTATGTAAACAGCTTTTTGATAAAGAGGCGTAAAAAAGAATTGGGACTTTTCAATATTCTTGGAATGGAAAAAAGGCATATAGCAAGGATTATGTTTTTTGAAACGGTAATCATAGGACTGATATGTATTGCATCTGGTATTTTATCAGGAATAATTTTAAGCAAACTTATGACACTTCTACTTTTTAAAATTGTAAGTTTTAAAGTTGTGTTTGGTTTTGAAATATCACCGTCATCCATTTTGGTCACAACTCTTTTATTCAGCGGAATTTTTATATTAAACCTTATATATAACATCTTCTCGGTACATCTATCAAAACCCATTGAATTATTAAAAGCAAGCAATGTAGGTGAAAAAGAACCAAAAACAAAATGGCTTTTGACTATCATTGGTATAGTTTGCCTTGGTATTGGATATTACATTGCACTTACAACTGAAAAGCCTTTAGCAGCGATGAACATCTTTTTTGTTGCAGTTATCTTAGTAATGATAGCGACATATTGTTTGTTTACCGCTGGAAGTATAGCATTTTTAAAGACTCTTCGGAAAAACAAAAACTATTACTATAGACCTCATCATTTTATATGGATTTCTAACATGATATACAGGATGAAACAAAATGCAGTTGGACTTGCAAACATATGTATACTTTCAACCGCAGTAATTGTTGTACTTTCAACCACAATTTCCCTATATACTGGAGTTGAAGATATTTTAAAAACTCGCTACCCACAAGAAATAATCATTACATCAGACAATATTAACTTGGAAAATGTAAAAAAAATTGATAATACGATAATGAAGCAATTGCGAAAATTTAATATAGTTCCTAAAAACGTGGTTAAATACAAGTATTTAGAGCTTGCTTTAATTCAAGATAAAACTCATTTCAGAACAAAAAAACAAAATTTTTTTGATAAGAACTCAGCCATTGCCTTTGTAGTGCCTCTTGAGGACTACAATAATATTGAAAAGAAAGTTATCAAATTATCTGATAATGAAGTTCTTCTGTATACTAATAACGTTAATATCTCTGAGAACATTATCAATTTCAATGGTTTCAAACTCTCAATTAAAAAACGATTAACTTCAAACTCTCTAACTAATAGCCTTACACCAGCCATTAGTTGCTTTTGGATAATAGTCAAAGACATAGAAACAATGAAGAAAATCTTCTGTTCACTAAATAGCAATAAAAACGACATGGTACAATTTTCATATTATTATGGTCTTGATTTTGATGGTAATAAGGATAATCTCATGGACATTTACACAGCACTAAAAAATAGCTTAAATAAAATAGTAAATAATGCAACAATTGAAGTTCGTGAAATGGCAAGAGAAGGTTTTTACTCTATCCATGGCGGGTTATTATTCATCGGCTTGTTTCTTGGACTTTTGTTTATTATGGCAACAGTGCTTATAATTTATTATAAACAAATTGAAGAAGGCTTTGATGATAGGCATCGCTATGAAATTTTACAGAAAGTGGGTATGACACGTCAGGAGATTAAAAAGTCAATACAAAGCCAAGTACTTTCAATTTTCTTTTTGCCTTTATTCTTAGCAATAGTTCATATAGCCTTTGCTTTTAAAATAATAGTCAAAATGTTACAGGTATTCAACCTTACAAATATACCTTTGTTTGCTCTTTGCACATCTGCTGTTATACTTGTGTTTGCTATATTTTATACTGGCGTGTATGCCCTTACAGCAAAAACCTATTATAAAATTGTAAGTTAGTTTATTCAATTTTTTGTTGCCTTCTGCAGCAAAGGATAGATATTTTAAAAGCTGCGGAGGGTTTTTTTATTTTTGTGTAAGTATTGCCTAACTTAAAACTTAAATATTGTATATTGTTTATGTCCTGAAATGTTCAAATTGCTGAGGATAAAAAATTTTTAAAGCAAGTATGACACAAACCCTTGTATTTGTAGTTGTGGGAATTGGCATTAGTGCTTTTCTTCACGGCTACATCCCAACAGGTGCACTTGCAAAAATTGCTGGGAAGAACAATCCCTTTACTGTGGTATTTGTAACTTTACTTGGAATACTCCTTTACTCATTAAAGAGGTCAATGACTACAAAAAAATCCATT
This window encodes:
- a CDS encoding MarR family transcriptional regulator, with the translated sequence MNISKEMINQIAENMLSLFPMITKNILKKDEFSEKYGLPPRFIHILHITDVFGPMNMSELAKRLNISAPNLTPIIDKLIAEGYVERLKDESDRRISIVQTTKKGKVLLSLHTQWVNQNLEKNLSMLSEDEIEELWYLLKRLKKLVLKMIGCCLGKKGGQQ
- a CDS encoding DUF554 domain-containing protein; translation: MTGLGTIVNALAVIVGSIFGLILKFGIPERFKTTIMQAISLSVIFIGISGVLQGIFKVLSTGKIDRQFIMLMIFSLVIGGLVGEILRIEDFLEKLGDKIKKSVSKVIKSENSAFTEGFVTASLVFCVGAMAIVGSLEDGLNHNFSILFAKSILDGVTSIIFSATLGIGVMFSSVAVLFYQGSITLLAGLIKPFLTDTVVLQMSMVGSVLIFAIGLNMLGVSKIKVGNLLPAIFVPAVWYVVNLLI
- a CDS encoding ABC transporter ATP-binding protein, with the translated sequence MIALEVKNLVKRYANVLALDNLSLTVKEGEVFGLLGPNGAGKTTFINCILGLTNIDRGEIYIFGKPLNKALKKLKSQIGIVPQEIALYNNLTVYENLSFFGSLYNLSGKLLKERIEFALEFVQMQDSIKKQVKNLSGGMKRRVNIAAALINNPKLLIMDEPTVGIDIYSRKLILDSVQKLSESGITIIYTTHYIEEVDRICSSVAFINKGTIIEYGSKEFLLKKLSDTNIIRIKLSKILDEVLIKIKNLDGVESVAFAGNELTVSVEKSKNLIKEIVETLSQDGCEILSISYEKPTMEKLYFAVMGYTIDEKGEIVHESSS
- a CDS encoding ABC transporter permease translates to MRAAVKAFLYTLKENAMSIPLLSIMLIFPIILIFILGNALSGYFKQANIPKMNIIIVEENLKPSIYDTVLKYDKTFLKLFNAEIFSSKSAALKKFSSSNKYIAVVTFKEYQRNNHSNYSPFGNFDIEITSKEGSQEAGFLKVYFNIFSNYYKLARSIYSPSDIPKSIDFESAFSSHFPRALDYYAVAMVVMMALYGSFGGIAVIEEERKQNTLIRLFASPRNPQIIFVSKAFAQMVFLYIQLCLIVLFSKYIYRANWGENLWPIFLLLFIYSIFAILLGIFIALFSKSYILSNVIVSSFAVISTFLAGGYVRIDISTKFLSSVRDILPNYAVQSAFFTIIYNPSEIAYVKNIFVYLTLLCLIIALICILLMRKVKLWQFSR
- a CDS encoding ABC transporter permease; translation: MAVFKINIKRLLKDKFNLFLMIILPSIAVALSTFFTLSVESPYKIGIITDKEKSKVVKLIEKELKKCFDVKTFDPTKSIVSQMVQSGIDCVVVLNNKSVDDIINEKQKNIKIYTFGKSETHVILKEYLNSVLKIFISQKRIHNSYFLEPSMYILEHSPFVLNKILHQQSKSLSIAFASGFFIMSLFWLALNASNIILKDYQERVILRILCSPISKQSYILQSILSIFSITFLQLIFFVLLCSYAFRLTFGTNILIVISVLSICSFMFVAFAVMFISIVNDMRKLASLNSMVVTIMCMLGGCYWPLSIMPKFLQKIALFFPTTYAVNLTKNVLTGKSIESMMVDIALVAAFCLFFTLAGIKQLSKNVMSKL
- a CDS encoding sensor histidine kinase, with protein sequence MLSFIISAYTLWSLYEDGKLSKIAILFLLLFLSLEFLKTEYLKSIYHTAAAVFAELIIIFFAIFLCGWEFSFLIPTAVCTFLHHRNKLSIYSIASILFISLFLIPSKMVREYVFVCVFVFSLKLVTQMLKTTKHEYLEKIDHLRLLNLQLSKLKTQLLESQQTIERLAAQNKQMKIATSLHDTVGHNLAALNIQLNAIKSLLEKKGVLEDAQISQIISSCLQQTQTSYESLRKFVYSMKNSFETKEKYLSQLIENFNFCNITLNRSGDIENIPSHVFENLMAILKEALLNVAKHSNATQVAVSLESKPAYVRLAVHDNGKKKGEIKEGVGLMSIKLRAKSMGATVNIDNHAGFSIVVFVPLKSRREDYFEKT
- a CDS encoding response regulator, which codes for MKKPKVLIVDDNPAVLDGLKIIIELENFEVVSLCTNAKEAIEFLKMWHADVVLMDIRMPVMDGIEGIFNIKTKFPNVKVIILTTFCEEDYIEKSLSFGADGYILKSSDAKHIVNSILSVLDGKVVMDKEIALYISDVLKRTSKQLLEKTQNLTERELEIAKLISQGYSNKEIARMLFISEGTVRNYITSILQKLNLKNRTQIAVYYLTKFS
- a CDS encoding response regulator transcription factor, with the protein product MYKIMIIEDDISIAETIKNHLSKWDFDVSYVTDFKSIIECFIQFEPHLVLIDIILPFYNGFYWCNEIRKISKVPIMFISSASDNMNIIMAINMGGDDFIEKPFDLNVLTAKVHALIRRTYSFVSNINLIEHKGVILNLNNTTLLYQNKKIELTKNEYKILQLLMENAGRVVSREEIMQHLWQSDSFIDDNTLTVNITRLRKKLAELGLENFIKTKKGIGYIIE
- a CDS encoding sensor histidine kinase, translated to MKDHINIIGAYLKRNMLLIIYLLVSSCIFFSISFLYSLPLEPTVYSLVLTYIFAFIIGITDFFSFYKQHITLEKLKRNITIADFSFPIAKDLIEKDYQELIKIINESKIEILTNNEKVYRDMIDYYTAWAHQIKTPIAAIKLVLQAEQSKISSELLEQLFKVEQYVEMVLQYLRMENMSNDLLLKKYSLDHIVKQALRKYSLIFIRKKIKLNYKELNCHVLTDEKWLTFVIEQILSNALKYTNPGGQISIYMENNLPNTLVIEDTGIGIAKEDLPRVFEKGFTGYNGRLDKKSTGIGLYLCKRILDKLSHKIIIESEIGKGTKVKINFDTVDIAPD
- a CDS encoding ABC transporter ATP-binding protein, with amino-acid sequence MTHVLLEVNSLKKIYTTRFGGNPVQALASVSFSVEQGEYIAIMGESGSGKTTLLNIIAGFDKPTSGKVLLNGKEITSMNEKEISAFRRNNIGFVFQDYNLLDTFSIQDNILLPLVLAGRPYTEMYERLKPVAEKLRISDILSKYPYEVSGGQKQRAAIARALITKPQLILADEPTGALDSHSSEELLRLFAEINNEGQTILVVTHSIKVASYAKRVLFIKDGEIFHQIYKGSMSNDEMYQKISDTLTIIATGGIRNA